The following are encoded together in the Pseudoalteromonas piscicida genome:
- a CDS encoding helix-turn-helix domain-containing protein, with protein sequence MTLGKLDTAVHAVMNDMLTPSQAAKAYHVPQRSLYKALRYSKEKQQTRWQKLMHEKVRLEQSLARINKELHEQFV encoded by the coding sequence ATGACACTTGGCAAACTAGACACAGCAGTACACGCAGTAATGAACGATATGCTCACTCCTTCACAAGCCGCAAAAGCCTATCATGTGCCGCAGCGATCACTTTACAAAGCTCTACGATATTCCAAAGAGAAACAGCAAACTCGATGGCAGAAGTTAATGCATGAAAAGGTAAGGCTTGAACAAAGTCTGGCACGGATAAACAAGGAACTACATGAACAATTTGTCTAG